DNA sequence from the Osmia lignaria lignaria isolate PbOS001 chromosome 2, iyOsmLign1, whole genome shotgun sequence genome:
AGACCACCTGGtccacaacagcagcaacagagaCCACCAGTtccacagcagcagcagcaacagagaCCACCTGGtccacaacagcagcaacagagaCCACCAGTtccacagcagcagcagcagcaaccagCTGGTCCATGGCAACAACAAAGACTGCCTATtccacaacagcagcagcaacagagaCCACCTGGtccacaacagcagcagcaacagagaCCACCAGTtccacagcagcagcagcaacagagaCAACCTGGtccacaacagcagcaacagagaCCACCAGTtccacagcagcagcagcagcaaccagCTGGTCCATGGCAACAACAAAGACCGCCTATtccacagcagcagcagcaacagagaCCACCTGGtccacagcagcagcagcaacagagaCCACCTGGtccacaacagcagcaacagagaCCACCAGTtccacagcagcagcagcagcaaccagCTGGTCCATGGCAACAACAAAGACTGCCTATtccacagcagcagcagcaacagagaCCACCTGGtccacagcagcagcagcaacagaaaCCACCTGGtccacaacagcagcaacagagaCCACCAGTtccacagcagcagcagcaaccagCTGGTCCATGGCAACAACAAAGACTGCCTATtccacaacagcagcagcaacagagaCCACCTGGtccacaacagcagcagcaacagagaCCACCTACTTCGGAGCAGCAACCATCATTTCCTGCTCAACAGCAAAAACCATCACCCTCTACTTCTCAACAACCACAGGTATAATTTTTACATCAAAGCAAGTCATGTCAAATTGTTATTTTAGCAGATTGTTAATATTTAATCCAATTTCACTGTATTGTTTAATTAGGAAACTGCTGTTAGTTTAAAGAGGAGAAATGGAAAAGTAGTATTACCAACTGCTCTGAAAGAAGCATATATAGAACAAATTCcacgcaaaaaaaatgctggAACACAGGGTAGAAAGATTCAGGTGGAAACGAACATGTTAAAAATCGTGCTTAAaccaaattttaaaacaaatattatacattatgaCGTCGTTATTACTCCAGATAAACCAAAATTTATGTTCAgaacaatttttgaattatatagGAGAAAACATTTTCCAAACAGATATCCAGCATTTGATGGAAGAAAAAATGCTTATAGTGGAAACGATCTTCCATTTGATAGTACAAGTGTAAGTGTTTAAACCAACTATTTGTTACTAGtcgaaatcttttttttttttttaatatgtatataatattatattttatactacAGGTAGAAGATGAAATAAAAGTTCTAGACCCTGAACGACAACAAGAACGTGTATGGAAAATATACTTACGAAAAGTTGCAATTCTTGATTTATCATGGTTAAGAGGTACAGAGATGGGTTATAATGaaggtgaaaaagaggagaaaggaCTACAAGCGTTGGACGTTATTTTCCGCCACGGTCCTGCATATACATTTACACCAgtaaattatttcataatattaaattttcgaagaattatatttaactttgtgtcattaaatgtatattaatttTAGTATAGCTATTTAGGTACATAGTATGGTAAATATATAGTACTTAACTTAATATAATAACGTTTAAATAGGTGGGAAAATCACTTTTTCCAAGACCAGAACCGGGTAGAGTTATATCTTTGTCAGATGGTATGGATTTATGGATTGGCGTATTTCAATCTGTAGCAATTGGAAAAAAAGCTTACTTAAATATTGATGGTAATCTATTGATACAGTTATATTTACTTACATAATTATCTTATATGATTTACGTTTAATACAAAATGTTACTGGCTTTCTCGTGATGTCTATACATACTTGATATGATTTACATGCAGTGGCACATAAAGGATTCCCTAAAGACCAATCTATTATTGATTTGATGAGAGAGTTGTGTAGACCTCCTAGACAGGCTCAACCTTTGGCAACTGTACAACCACGAGACGTAGaaaggaataaagaaaaaataactAAATTTTTAAAGGgattaaaaatacaatatgAATTGCCTGGTCAACCTACAACTCGAAGAACTTATCGTGTAAATGAATTAGTCAGGTGTCCAAGAGAAAACAAATTTCGTTTAGAAAATAATACGATGTGTACAGTGGAAcaatattatttagaaaaaaagaattatagaATACAATTTCCTGACTTACCTTGTCTTTGGGTAGGATCccgaaataataatattcacttGCCTGTGGAGGTATATAAacgatttttaatattaaattataattataaaaacagtcattaattatttattaatactttGCAGTTGTGTACAATTGTGGGTGGACAAGTCACACAAAAGAAACTAAATGAAGATCAAACTACTAATTTAATTCGACATGCTGCAACTGATACTCGAACACGTAAAGCAAAAATTATGGCTGGTGTAAGTATTTTTAGTATTTATACATtcacaaaattataatttttaatttcagcaCCACATTAATATGTTTACAGTTTGCTAGTATGAATTTGAATCAACAACCGACCTTAATGAATGAATTTCACCTTTCTGTACAAGGAGAATTTGAAAAAGTACCAGCTAGAATTCTTCAAGCTCCCGTGTTGCAATACAATAAAAATCAAGTTAATGTAGTTAAAGGTGTATGGCGAGCGGATAAATTTATCAAACCGTGCGAATTGCCAGATCTGACGTGGACTATTTTGAATTTAGACGGAAGAACGCAAGATCGTGACTTATATCGTTTACAAGATAGTTTACAAAACGGCGGTTAGTATGTTACTATATACATAAAACTTTTCTATTATAATGcttaaaacattgaaatttacGTGTTAGTACATTATTTCAAGATCATACTGGTTTTGTGTTTCTTTCTTTAGCTGTATCTGTCAATATGAGCATTGGCAAGGCATTAACTCCATTTGGAAATCTAATGTTAGGAAGAAATATTAGCAACATTATGGaatattttcaagataaaaagaAGCAAAATTTAAGATTGGTGGTAGTAGTAATCCCAGTTTTTGATAATGCATCATACAGTAAGTAACATACTACATAATAGTTTACataatatcatagaaatattataataaactttATGATACTTTAAGGTGTGGTAAAACAAATTTCTGAATTGAAAGTAACTGGTGGTGTAGTAACTCAGTGTTTAAAGAGTAAAACTTTAATGAAACTGAGTCCTTCAACAGTCACGAATATTTTACTGAAGATAAATTCGAAACTTAACGGAGTTAATCATAAACTTGCTCCTACctatttgtaatattacattcttttaataaatattttgtgttatttatttaaggttttagttatacatacatatatcaaatatttaattttttagacCACCTTGCTTATCAGTACCGTGCATGTTAATTGGTGCAGATGTGACTCATCCTTCGCCTGATGCTGTAGACATACCTTCGATTGCTGCTGTAAGAactacttttaattttatttttgagcAATTTTGAATCTTTTGTTCAGCAAATACATTTAGAAATCAATGTTATTTCAATATAGGTCGCCGCAAGTCACGATCCGAGTGCTTTTCAATATAATGTACAAATAAGAATCCAATCACCAAGGGAAGAAATGATTCAAAGTTTGGAAGAAATTATGCGTAAACAgttgatatatttttttcaaaagacGAGCTATAAacctagaaaaataattttttatcggtAAATATTGTCCAATAAATGTTCCTATTGGTTGAAAGAAAGTATATTTAACTATCCAAAATTCATTTAACAAacggtttctttttatttatttacagagATGGTGTAAGTGAAGGCCAACTTCCACAAGTTATGCATTTCGAATTATCTGCAATAAAGAGAGCCATTGCAAAGTTAGAAGGATCTACTGAACATAAGATTCCAATTACATTTCTTGTAGTTCAGAAGAGGCATCATATACGTCTTTTTCCAACTGATAACAATTGTGATCAAAAGAATTTTAACGTGTTAGCAGGCACTATTGTTGACACAGAAATTACACATCCTACACAAGTGGATTTTTATCTTGTATCACATGCTAGTATTCAGGTACGTTCTATTTATACTTTTCATTACGTGGTGTAAGTATCAAGCATTGCCTAGGACGTATCTGTGACAAATTTGTATAACAGGGTACTGCGAGACCAACCAAGTACAGATGTATATGCAATGAAAATGATTTATCAGAAGACGAAATTGAACAACTAACATATTATCTTTGTCATATGTTCGCACGGTGTACAAGATCTGTTAGTTATCCTGCTCCTACTTATTATGCTCATTTAGCAGCTGCTAGAGCCAGAGCATTGATACACGggtaaaatatatacatacatatattatatatgaaatGTTACTATTTCAGTTACTATTTACTTATTATACAATTACGATTTATGTTTTTACAGGGTTCCTTTAGATATAAATAACTTGGAAGAAGCACAGCGAGTTAACATGACGTTACAGATGAACGAGAACTCTCCTATGTTTTTTGTTTAAGAATTATGtacgtattttcattttttctttcacttACATTAAATAatgctttttattattaaatataatcaaCATATAATCATTgtcacattaaaaaaaaaatgtactgtATCCTAAATTCTGTATctcatataaaaatataattatgttCATTAAAAACAATGTTATTTTGATTGTAGCATACAGTATCTAGCATTCCATTTTTCTTGTATGTACGATAAAATAATAACTATAGCAAATATATTTGTTCAAATGGTATTTCCTAAATTAATCATCTTTTTCGAAAGACCTATTTTAGGACTACGATTTTACGATgtggaatttaaaatttaaaaccaCCGACAGTGAGTCGTTGCAGTAATCGATTCTTTTTAAACGTGAAGTATACGACTAATATGGCGCGTCCTGCTTTAGTGTCGGTATGTTAATACGAGAGTCGGCCtcaaataatttgtttatatcTCTTAAACTGAAtcgtgaaataattaataaacaagtgtttaataaaaaattatacttcctgaaaaattattcttattttatgtTTATGTGTTTTATATACGCGGTGAGCATAAACATTTTAGTCGATCGATAAACGGTATACTTTCTACGCTTTCTGTTCATTTTATGTAGTTTCTGGCGAAACATTCATTCTTGGTAACAGAGATTAAGTTTactataattatttatgaatgtCGAGTGTTTTTAGAAATTTCGAAGAAAACAGAAATTATTTCGTAGGCGAAATACAACGAAATATATTGACAGTAAGGTACGTTGACACAAACTCAATTAAAGTATGCTTTCTAGATCGAATACTGTGcatgtttatattttatacattatttttttttttttatcatgtaGGTGATTTAAATGTTGTATTAAATGTTTCTTATATTTGAAACAGCAAAAATGTACCccctataaaaatctaaatttttTGATATAAACGGAATGTTTAATTGTAACCTGGAAACTTAACTGATATTaataagatatttgatcactaAAATGACAAACGcgtgtatttttttataaagtTAATTGAATTAATAAGAAAACAAATTATGAACATTCGGTAGTCATATCTACATAGCTGCGAGGGGTCATTGAACGCACATGATCTATTCCTGTTGATATAGCAAGTACTAACAAAGATGTCTCACATTATGTTACCTCGTAGTTAATGCGATACTCATTCGAAGATTGTGTTGTTATGAATTATAATACTTTACACGTATCGAATGTACAAAAATCGATGTATAATTACTTTTAAACAACGTCGTAATTCCATTCATAGAGTTTCTTGGTTCAATGAGGTTTCGAGGGCATGCATGATACAAAGAACGATTTGAAGGTCACGTATCGCGACTTGAGAAGGGGGCAGATCCACTAAATCTAGTTTCTAACATAATTCATACTCATATTTTCGTctaataagaatattattgtatttttgtGCATTACGTATAGTATTTTTAATGAGGTGGGCCAAGCAGTCTGCATCCTGAAGAAACTAGGCCCACCTTGGCCCCTAGTTACGTCAATATCTATCTAGATACTTTTTCGTTTCCTACCCTTTCGCTATTTTCATATTCACTTATCCCTATTCTATCTATCTGATCTTTTATCCTTCTTTTACTACCCATCGCGTTTCCTGTCTTTATAATAAATCCCTGCCTtcgtcctttctttttctctttcctctatCTCTTACTCTCTCTTGTTTTCTTTTCCCCTCTCTACGTAAAGCTCTATCTTCGTTCAAGTTCTGTCTTCGTTTTCGCGACTGGCTTCACGTGACCGGAACGGTCTATTGATTCTTGGAGGCAGTGCATGCGCCCTCGTCCTCGCGATATCTGGTGGCAAAGGGGTACGTAACGTTGCTCGGGTTCTGTTCGTCAACGCTAGAGATACAAAGGGGCTGTCAGATGTAGAAAGTGAAGGGGTGAAACGAGGGGAAGAATACGGAGAGGAGGTTGGAGAGAATAGCGGAGGTTGGTGAAAACAGTATCGTTTCGTATGGCGCTGGTGTACGATAGTTGGTCTTGTACGTTATGATTTTCGTACTTTTCTTCAGGTACAtctattttattcctttttctcGTCAATCGTATATTGTagtttaaaaacaaatatttttatcctcTGTATCTGTCTCATAATTGTCCGCAAAATCTTGTAAAAATTATGTATATACTATCGAAAGCATTACCTTAGTGAagtgtataaaatatattatagatACTGTTTGTGTTTACCCACGGACGCAACTACCCCTTCTGTGAACACGACTGTCTGTTATCGCGCGACAATCGACTTaaccaatatatatatatgtaataatgGTGTTTTTGCGCGTTCTCCAAGAACGAAATGCGTCGCGTTCCTGTCATCCCTATCGTTTCAAAGGAAAGTAAACAACTTCACGACGCGTCGCGTTACACGTTGCTAATCGTGTATCATTTACAGTGAAACTTTCGTGAAGTAAAATTATTCTCTCATCAATGATTACCGTGAGTGCAAAATCGAATGTATGCTTTCTCATTACATTCTCGTATAATATCGATCGTTTGCAATATCGATTCATATTAGCGAATTTTCAGCgacgttaaattattttttaaacctTTATTCTTATTAACGAATTAATGTACACGGTGGTGGGAAGTGTCTCCTAGTTGCATGTATGGTTGAGGGTAGTTTCTCAAACACTCgaaatttaaaaaacatttatttttgcattaaATAAATTGCATTCGTTGGAAAATTGTTTACCATATAGAATAAACGAACTGCAAGGGGTTGGGATTTCTATACGTTCACGTGGTTTTGCGCGTCGAAGAAAGTTCTGGAGCAGGAAACGTGCGCGTTTGTTACTGTTGCCTGACAACAGCGAGCACTTCCGATTTTCGTCGAATCGATTACGACCAAACGAGAGTTTGAAATATCCGTGTCGATGAATCGAATACATATGTGCATGGaagcttttattaaaataaattaaatttttatttaaataatattttaaaaattaaaatgaaagtcGTTTTTCATACGAATATTTCGTGACTATAGATTGAAAAATGTGGATAGAATATTGAGAAAGGGtataattttctttcaacaTGCATACTTTTCACCACTGGTACAGGTGCTGAATAGCTAGGGAAAGTTTTCCGTGGGTATTTTCTACGGTAAGATCATCACATTTGCTTCGATATCTCGAATACTAGAAAATCGTATAATTTTCAGCGATAAGGTTAGCGTTAGGAATAAATGTGGTCTGTGGAAAACAAATCTGTCGAATAGGACGTGTGATTCAATCCTTTCTCTCAGCTAGAAGAAACCATTCACTGACGCCTGTCACTTGCGAGTCTTTCTTTTACATAACCTCAAACACGCAAAAAGTGTTGTAAGGACGCGATGTGTTGTAACGTGTTAGTACAAGGCTGTCTTACGTAGTTCGTGACAGTGTAGTagttagaatttcatttttttttttttcatagagTACATTTTAAATTTGATTACAGAAGGCAGTCGTTGATGCAGTAAAAAAGCTCGAGGAGGAGGGAAACGCGGACCATGCCAGGACAAGGAGCGAAGTGGTGACCTAAAACTCATCCTCGGCACCGACCCTCGATGCTCACGCTACGGCTGGTGTCGACTCACTTCTTGAAGCAGCCATAGGCAGTGCCCTTCGCCTCAGAGAAAGGGCTCGATGCGATGTGCCGTGATAGGGACATGAACCCAAAACTAGTCGAGTCAAACGATCTCTGTTTAACGTCGTATCGGTTCTCAATATCGGCTTGAAGGAATCCGCGTTTGGACAATTCAATACACGCGACCGTACCTCCTCGACGAAGGACTATTTACTTAGCCGTATCTCGCTGTGTTCACCGTGGAGAATTACATATTTTTCTCCTTCGATTTTCTTCCACCTCCTTACAACTCCTGTGATCCCAATATTTACCCCACATTATCGTTCCTTACCCGTACGTTTCATGTTTGAAGAAAATACGCTAGACGCGTGACGAACAACGAAAGTGAACACGAGGAAGTTTCTTGTGGCCAGTTCGATCAACCGGAAGGTTCGAGAATTCCTCTTCTGTTTGTAAGACGATCTATTCGTCGATCGCGAAGTCGAAACAAGGACaagctgataaaaaaaaaaaaaaaaaaagaggtgcAGCTTCGAAGTAGCTTCCAGACTGTACTCCATTTATTTCAATCTGTGGAGGGTCGCGAGGGAGTGCATTGTGAGTCTCTTCCTCTCTCTAATATGCTTCCTTTCAACAATCTCGATAAACGTTCACGGCACCGGACACAATGGGTGCTGGGTTTAGTTTAATCGTTCGATGCGCGTGCTTTATTTACACGGGCTATCAAAGTCCtgtattatgaaattttatcgaTCGTGACGGTCTTGGGAAGGTATTCGATCGTAACACCCATTGTCCGATCGTGCTTCGAATTATCCTTTAAAGAAAACGTATGTAAAGTATGTAGAAGAACGCGAGTAGATAAGAAATTTCAAACGTCTGCTTTCGTAGCTTTCGTTAAAGTTAGTTGAACCGTGAAAGTAGAGTTTATGCGTTTGCTAATCTATTTCTAACGGTAATAGAAAAGGACTGGTATTTATCAATTTAATGATCCCAGTGCGGCGACGGCGGCGGTTCACGGTGTAGACAAAGTGGGATGAGACGTCCTCAGCAGGAACATCACCACCATCTCCACAACAACCAACATAATCACCTTCATCACCACCACCTTCACCAcaatcaccatcatcatcatggATCTTCGACGAGTCCTACACGCGTACGACAAGTTCACGAGAAGGTAATTTTCCCTCGATTATGCTTCAGGTATACATTTccctttggcaaaatgttgtttctagcttcgtttttgaattattaaggaaaaacgctgaccaatcagagcgcgtatagcgcgcgggctcagggacggcagtgtCGACTACGAAAACCGAGCctgacaaaattattcgctcatcgtttaaaacagaatacctcgtttaaaatggaaccaaatgacttgaggctttTTGAGATGCTGTAAAGATATGTAGCGAATAATTTTATGGCCCACTGTAGgttgcgaacgaacggctcggcacctcGTTGGCATAGCGCAATAAAAAATTCTCTAACATTCTATCTATGTATGTCTAACATTAACAtatgtatctctcttatgttttTGCATATCGTACGGCCGACTCTGAAACATAGAAAGTCTGAGCCTTTCctagggaaaaaaaaaaaaaaaaaaaaagaaagaaacccCGCTACTCGTCTAAATATATTCTAGAGTGATGTACTTCGCATTGTCCTTTTCTCTAGGAAAGGCTAACGTGCTCACCACTGTAGATTCTAACAGCTGAATTTTGATGATTACCAAGGACGAGTCTCGTTTAGCGAAAGTGAAACGCGTCTTGGCTGTCTCGTTGTTGGGACGTAACGGAGGATCCACGAGGGTCTTTGGTAGCCGGTTGGACACGATCGAGCCGTATCTCGACACCGGGGTACCTTTCGTTGTGCATCGACTGTGCAGCTACATCGAAGCTCATGGATTTCAAAGTGCTGCCGTGTTTCGCCTGTCTGGTGGAAGTCCTAGGCTGGCGGAGAGACTGAGAGCGGCTTTCGAGCGAAGAGGGGACGCCGATTTGGAAGCTGCAGCCTGCCCTCCTACTGCGGCCACGCTTCTTCGACAGTATTTGAAAGAATTACCTCAACCAGTTGTACCATCCACTCTTGTCGCCAGACTATTGGCTATTCATGCTCGTAGGTTACTTTCCGGTAGAAAATTAATAGACGATAAACTTAATAACGATAGTATTTTGAAAGTATCATTCATTTCCAGAGAATTATTCCAACGATCACGACTGCTGGATCAATTCGACGAAGGAGGTTCTATCGTCTCTGCCAGCTTCTCACTATCGACTACTCGGTTACCTGTCCCTTTATCTGAGCAAATACGAAGCCCAACATGGACGTAGCGCCGGCGTTTGCGGTGTGTTCGCGCCTGTGATTCTACCTCACGTTCCACCCGCTACCACGCTCCTTCGCGATATTTTGGCCGACGCCTCTCTAGTTTTTCCTGATTGGTAAGTAACACTCACGTAATTTGCCGTTTTAACTATTTCCGGTCTCTTTCTCACCAGTGTATGCATCAGTAAACTAAACAATTCTACCAACCAACTTGAACAAATAAATTCAGTTTATTTAGAGATATTTAGATGGTAAAACCGGAACGGCCGTAAGAACTTTCTGGTAGAATATATAATGTTACAATTACGAGACAATTAGGGGAGGAGCGATTTAAACGGCGTTAGTCATAGAAGAGGTTGAATCGATCAGTCTTGCTTCTTATGCGTATAAGAAGCGGTGGTAGCGCTACCGTTGAAAACGATAGCCTCGAGATTGTTCGCGTGCATCGTTCGATTCGGTTCGCTTTGGTTCCACGTACGAACAGGTACGATTTCAACATCCCTTTAATCCTCTAAACACGCAAAAATCGCGTTAAATTGGCCTTTCGTCTTAataagtttcattttattatggATATCGTTCAATCATTCCCTTCGTCGTGAGTATTCCTTGCGTTTGTtatcttatttttctatttcgatCCTTCAATTTGTTAATTGTTCGggatcgtttcttttctttcgccGTCTTTTTAATTATCCGGCTAAATCGAAGCGACCCCGATAACAGCCGGTGCATTAATGAAATCTACTTTAATCGTACGATTATTATTCAACGACCTTCCAAGCCCGAAGTCGGTGCTTATTCGTATCGTTCGTCTTCCTGTTGGGATTACGCGTCTCGGTCCTTGGCCTTGTTGTGAATAGTTCGACGCCGAGGAACGTTCTTGAAACCATTCTCGATGCTTCCTTACCTTTCGTGTTTACTTTTCGATCGACGTTCAAGGAGTACGCCACGCGTTCTCGCATAGCAATAAAGTACGCGTTTCCTTTCGCTTGAAACCTTCTCATATTCGTATCATTAATTACAGATAATTATTGTGTTAAAAGGATCAGTGCGGTAGGAGTACTGGATTTCAAAGATTCGATTAGCTGTATCAGATTCTTGCGTAAATTTTAAATAGCCCCAAGAGAAGATCGAAAGGTAATCGACGTCTGTGCCAAGAATTTTGTCTGCGAAAATGATACTGCGTCTCTCTCGAACGACAAGGTACAACGAATCAATTTTTGGCACGCCATTGGCACCTAtcgtttgtatttaaaaaaagtagtAAATTGCTTAATCCACTCGCCGCTTATATTTAATCTAAATAATTTATCTCAGAGCTATAGTTAGAATCGCGAAACgtgcattatattattatattgaaaCATACATTATGAAGATTACAATACACCCAATGTCGTGTCTCGGCTCTGATTTCTGACTATTCGATCGACAATACCGTTGACACGCAATACGATCAGAGATAAAGTTAACGATTAAAAGCAGAAACCTGACTGGTATTCATTACACTCGATCGATACAACAAAATTATAATCAGTAATGCGTGTCGGTGGTTAATGAAATTGGTAGCTCGAAATACAAAGGATACGATGATGTCACACGCGATTGTATAAGTAACGGgggaaattacattattttgataagaaattgccaaaaaaggaaaatggtaATCATTGATAGAAGGGCACGGTATAATCGGATGCAAGAGCACGCGCTTCGAAGGATCGAAATAAATCATCGACGTGTTTCGActgacgaatttttttttttcggtttcGTTCGGTTGCCAAAAGTTTAGGTGTAAGAAACCCGCTTACGTTGCCGGTCGCGACAGAATTACGAGCCACGATGGAAAATAACCGCGCGAAAGGTATAAGCCCGTTTCGGTGAACGGTAAAAGTCATAGATAAACAACGTGGCTGCGAtggttttacatttttattattttgcgGATAGCAACGATGAATGATATATTACCTGGCTatgtaaaatgtaaattaatgtcACGTGCAGTATTCGAGAAACAACCTTGCATCGTTTATCACTCCACCGATAAATCAAATGTTATTCGAACGAAATTTGGCCGGCTGTTCGCACATGCA
Encoded proteins:
- the AGO2 gene encoding argonaute 2 isoform X1, producing MTKKGKKKGQKQQPSEQVPQASGSQQQGAPAAQQQQQARGSQQQQRPPAAQQQRPPGPQQQHQQRPPGPQQQQQRPPVPQQQQQQRPPGPQQQQQRPPVPQQQQQQPAGPWQQQRLPIPQQQQQQRPPGPQQQQQQRPPVPQQQQQQRQPGPQQQQQRPPVPQQQQQQPAGPWQQQRPPIPQQQQQQRPPGPQQQQQQRPPGPQQQQQRPPVPQQQQQQPAGPWQQQRLPIPQQQQQQRPPGPQQQQQQKPPGPQQQQQRPPVPQQQQQPAGPWQQQRLPIPQQQQQQRPPGPQQQQQQRPPTSEQQPSFPAQQQKPSPSTSQQPQETAVSLKRRNGKVVLPTALKEAYIEQIPRKKNAGTQGRKIQVETNMLKIVLKPNFKTNIIHYDVVITPDKPKFMFRTIFELYRRKHFPNRYPAFDGRKNAYSGNDLPFDSTSVEDEIKVLDPERQQERVWKIYLRKVAILDLSWLRGTEMGYNEGEKEEKGLQALDVIFRHGPAYTFTPVGKSLFPRPEPGRVISLSDGMDLWIGVFQSVAIGKKAYLNIDVAHKGFPKDQSIIDLMRELCRPPRQAQPLATVQPRDVERNKEKITKFLKGLKIQYELPGQPTTRRTYRVNELVRCPRENKFRLENNTMCTVEQYYLEKKNYRIQFPDLPCLWVGSRNNNIHLPVELCTIVGGQVTQKKLNEDQTTNLIRHAATDTRTRKAKIMAGFASMNLNQQPTLMNEFHLSVQGEFEKVPARILQAPVLQYNKNQVNVVKGVWRADKFIKPCELPDLTWTILNLDGRTQDRDLYRLQDSLQNGAVSVNMSIGKALTPFGNLMLGRNISNIMEYFQDKKKQNLRLVVVVIPVFDNASYSVVKQISELKVTGGVVTQCLKSKTLMKLSPSTVTNILLKINSKLNGVNHKLAPTYLPPCLSVPCMLIGADVTHPSPDAVDIPSIAAVAASHDPSAFQYNVQIRIQSPREEMIQSLEEIMRKQLIYFFQKTSYKPRKIIFYRDGVSEGQLPQVMHFELSAIKRAIAKLEGSTEHKIPITFLVVQKRHHIRLFPTDNNCDQKNFNVLAGTIVDTEITHPTQVDFYLVSHASIQGTARPTKYRCICNENDLSEDEIEQLTYYLCHMFARCTRSVSYPAPTYYAHLAAARARALIHGVPLDINNLEEAQRVNMTLQMNENSPMFFV
- the AGO2 gene encoding argonaute 2 isoform X3; translated protein: MTKKGKKKGQKQQPSEQVPQASGSQQQGAPAAQQQQQARGSQQQQRPPAAQQQRPPGPQQQHQQRPPGPQQQQQRPPVPQQQQQQRPPGPQQQQQRPPVPQQQQQQPAGPWQQQRLPIPQQQQQQRPPGPQQQQQQRPPVPQQQQQQPAGPWQQQRPPIPQQQQQQRPPGPQQQQQQRPPGPQQQQQRPPVPQQQQQQPAGPWQQQRLPIPQQQQQQRPPGPQQQQQQKPPGPQQQQQRPPVPQQQQQPAGPWQQQRLPIPQQQQQQRPPGPQQQQQQRPPTSEQQPSFPAQQQKPSPSTSQQPQETAVSLKRRNGKVVLPTALKEAYIEQIPRKKNAGTQGRKIQVETNMLKIVLKPNFKTNIIHYDVVITPDKPKFMFRTIFELYRRKHFPNRYPAFDGRKNAYSGNDLPFDSTSVEDEIKVLDPERQQERVWKIYLRKVAILDLSWLRGTEMGYNEGEKEEKGLQALDVIFRHGPAYTFTPVGKSLFPRPEPGRVISLSDGMDLWIGVFQSVAIGKKAYLNIDVAHKGFPKDQSIIDLMRELCRPPRQAQPLATVQPRDVERNKEKITKFLKGLKIQYELPGQPTTRRTYRVNELVRCPRENKFRLENNTMCTVEQYYLEKKNYRIQFPDLPCLWVGSRNNNIHLPVELCTIVGGQVTQKKLNEDQTTNLIRHAATDTRTRKAKIMAGFASMNLNQQPTLMNEFHLSVQGEFEKVPARILQAPVLQYNKNQVNVVKGVWRADKFIKPCELPDLTWTILNLDGRTQDRDLYRLQDSLQNGAVSVNMSIGKALTPFGNLMLGRNISNIMEYFQDKKKQNLRLVVVVIPVFDNASYSVVKQISELKVTGGVVTQCLKSKTLMKLSPSTVTNILLKINSKLNGVNHKLAPTYLPPCLSVPCMLIGADVTHPSPDAVDIPSIAAVAASHDPSAFQYNVQIRIQSPREEMIQSLEEIMRKQLIYFFQKTSYKPRKIIFYRDGVSEGQLPQVMHFELSAIKRAIAKLEGSTEHKIPITFLVVQKRHHIRLFPTDNNCDQKNFNVLAGTIVDTEITHPTQVDFYLVSHASIQGTARPTKYRCICNENDLSEDEIEQLTYYLCHMFARCTRSVSYPAPTYYAHLAAARARALIHGVPLDINNLEEAQRVNMTLQMNENSPMFFV